The Pseudomonas fluorescens genome includes a window with the following:
- the gltB gene encoding glutamate synthase large subunit — translation MKAGLYQPDEFKDNCGFGLIAHMQGEPSHTLLQTAIEALTCMTHRGGINADGKTGDGCGLLIQKPDEFLRAIAQETFGVTLPKQYAVGMVFFNQDPVKAQAARENMNREILAAGLQLVGWRKVPIDTSVLGRLALERLPQIEQVFIAGEGLSDQDMSIKLFSSRRRSSVANAADTDHYICSFSHKTIIYKGLMMPADLTAFYPDLSDERLKTAICVFHQRFSTNTLPKWPLAQPFRFLAHNGEINTITGNRNWAVARRTKFANDLMPDLEELGPLVNRVGSDSSSMDNMLELMVTGGIDLFRGVRMLVPPAWQNVETMDPDLRAFYEYNSMHMEPWDGPAGIVMTDGRYAVCLLDRNGLRPARWVTTTNGFITLASEIGVWNYQPEDVIAKGRVGPGQIFAVDTETGQILDTDAIDNRLKSRHPYKQWLRKNALRIQATMEDNDHGSAFYDVDQLKQYMKMYQVTFEERDQVLRPLGEQGYEAVGSMGDDTPMAVLSQRVRTPYDYFRQQFAQVTNPPIDPLREAIVMSLEICLGAERNIFQESPEHASRVILSSPVISPAKWRSLTNLDRPGFARQVIDLNYDESVGLEAAIRNVADQAEEAVRAGRTQIVLSDRHIAPGKLPIHASLATGAVHHRLTEKGLRCDSNILVETATARDPHHFAVLIGFGASAVYPFLAYEVLGDLIRTGEVLGDLYEVFKNYRKGITKGLLKILSKMGISTIASYRGAQLFEAIGLSEEVCELSFRGVPSRIKGARFVDIEAEQKALAAEAWSPRKPIQQGGLLKFVHGGEYHAYNPDVVNTLQAAVQQGDYSKFKEYTSLVDNRPVSMIRDLLKVKTLDTPLDISEIEPLESVLKRFDSAGISLGALSPEAHEALAEAMNRLGARSNSGEGGEDPARYGTIKSSKIKQVATGRFGVTPEYLVNAEVLQIKVAQGAKPGEGGQLPGGKVNGLIAKLRYAVPGVTLISPPPHHDIYSIEDLSQLIFDLKQVNPKALVSVKLVAEAGVGTIAAGVAKAYADLITISGYDGGTGASPLTSIKYAGAPWELGLAETHQTLRGNDLRGKVRVQTDGGLKTGLDVIKAAILGAESFGFGTAPMIALGCKYLRICHLNNCATGVATQNDKLRKDHYIGTVDMVVNFFTYVAEETREWLAKLGVRSLEELIGRTDLLEVIEGQTAKQHHLDLTPLLGSDYIPADKPQFCQVDRNPPFDKGELAEKMVDMAAAAINDLSGAEFDLDICNCDRSIGARISGEIARKHGNQGMAKAPITFRFKGTAGQSFGVWNAGGLDMYLEGDANDYVGKGMTGGKLVIVPPKGSVYKTQDSAIIGNTCLYGATGGKLFAAGTAGERFAVRNSGAHTVVEGTGDHCCEYMTGGFVCVLGKTGYNFGSGMTGGFAYVLDQDNTFVDRVNHELVEIQRISGEAMEAYRSHLQNVLNEYVAETDSEWGRELAENLDDYLRRFWLVKPKAANLKSLLSSTRANPQ, via the coding sequence ATGAAAGCAGGTCTGTACCAACCAGATGAATTCAAGGATAACTGCGGTTTCGGCCTGATAGCTCATATGCAGGGCGAGCCCAGCCACACCCTTTTGCAAACGGCCATTGAGGCCCTGACCTGCATGACCCACCGTGGTGGGATCAACGCCGACGGCAAGACCGGCGACGGTTGTGGCTTGCTGATTCAAAAGCCCGACGAGTTCCTGCGTGCCATTGCCCAGGAAACGTTTGGCGTGACCCTGCCCAAGCAGTACGCCGTGGGCATGGTGTTCTTCAATCAGGACCCGGTGAAGGCCCAGGCGGCTCGCGAAAACATGAATCGCGAGATCCTGGCCGCCGGCCTGCAACTGGTCGGCTGGCGCAAAGTGCCGATCGACACCAGTGTCCTCGGCCGCCTGGCGCTCGAGCGCCTGCCGCAGATCGAACAGGTGTTCATCGCGGGCGAAGGCCTGAGCGACCAGGACATGTCGATCAAGCTGTTCAGCTCCCGTCGTCGTTCGTCCGTGGCCAATGCCGCCGACACCGATCACTACATCTGCAGCTTTTCCCACAAGACCATCATCTACAAAGGCCTGATGATGCCGGCGGACCTCACCGCCTTCTATCCGGACCTGAGCGACGAGCGCCTGAAAACCGCGATCTGCGTGTTCCACCAGCGCTTCTCCACCAACACCCTGCCGAAATGGCCGCTGGCCCAGCCATTCCGCTTCCTCGCCCACAACGGCGAGATCAACACCATCACCGGCAACCGCAACTGGGCCGTGGCCCGTCGCACCAAGTTCGCCAACGACCTGATGCCCGACCTCGAAGAACTCGGCCCGCTGGTCAACCGCGTGGGTTCGGACTCCTCAAGCATGGACAACATGCTCGAGTTGATGGTGACCGGTGGCATCGACCTGTTCCGCGGCGTGCGCATGCTGGTGCCGCCGGCGTGGCAGAACGTCGAGACCATGGACCCGGACCTGCGGGCCTTCTACGAATACAACTCCATGCACATGGAACCGTGGGATGGCCCGGCCGGTATCGTCATGACCGACGGTCGCTACGCCGTGTGCCTGCTGGACCGTAACGGCCTGCGGCCGGCGCGTTGGGTCACCACCACCAACGGGTTCATCACCCTGGCTTCGGAAATCGGTGTCTGGAACTACCAGCCCGAGGATGTCATCGCCAAGGGCCGCGTAGGCCCGGGCCAGATCTTTGCCGTGGACACCGAAACCGGCCAGATCCTCGACACCGACGCCATCGACAACCGTCTCAAGTCCCGTCATCCATACAAGCAATGGCTGCGCAAGAATGCCCTGCGCATCCAGGCGACCATGGAAGACAACGACCACGGTTCGGCGTTCTACGACGTCGATCAGCTCAAGCAGTACATGAAGATGTACCAGGTGACGTTCGAAGAGCGTGACCAGGTGCTGCGTCCGCTCGGCGAGCAGGGCTACGAAGCGGTCGGCTCCATGGGTGACGACACGCCGATGGCCGTGCTGTCGCAGCGCGTGCGCACGCCTTACGACTATTTCCGCCAGCAGTTCGCCCAGGTGACGAACCCGCCGATCGACCCGCTGCGCGAAGCGATCGTGATGTCCCTGGAAATCTGCCTCGGTGCCGAGCGCAATATTTTCCAGGAGTCGCCGGAGCATGCCTCGCGGGTGATCCTCAGCTCGCCGGTCATTTCCCCGGCCAAATGGCGCTCGCTGACCAATCTCGACCGTCCGGGCTTCGCGCGCCAGGTCATCGACCTGAACTACGACGAAAGCGTCGGCCTGGAAGCGGCGATCCGCAACGTTGCCGATCAGGCGGAAGAAGCCGTGCGCGCCGGTCGTACCCAGATCGTGCTGAGCGACCGTCACATCGCGCCGGGCAAACTGCCGATCCACGCCTCGCTGGCCACCGGCGCGGTGCACCATCGCCTGACCGAAAAAGGCCTGCGCTGCGACTCCAACATCCTGGTAGAGACCGCCACCGCCCGCGATCCGCATCACTTTGCGGTGCTGATCGGTTTCGGTGCCTCGGCGGTGTATCCATTCCTGGCCTATGAAGTGCTGGGCGATCTGATCCGTACCGGTGAAGTGCTGGGCGACCTCTATGAGGTCTTCAAGAATTACCGCAAGGGCATCACCAAGGGCCTGCTCAAGATCCTGTCGAAGATGGGCATCTCGACCATCGCCTCGTACCGTGGCGCGCAACTGTTCGAGGCCATCGGCCTGTCGGAAGAAGTCTGCGAGCTGAGCTTCCGTGGCGTGCCGAGCCGCATCAAAGGGGCGCGTTTCGTCGACATCGAAGCCGAACAGAAAGCCCTGGCGGCCGAAGCCTGGAGTCCGCGCAAGCCGATCCAGCAAGGCGGCCTGCTGAAGTTCGTCCATGGTGGCGAGTACCACGCCTACAACCCGGACGTGGTCAACACCTTGCAAGCCGCCGTGCAGCAGGGCGACTACAGCAAGTTCAAGGAATACACCTCGCTGGTGGACAACCGTCCGGTGTCGATGATTCGCGACCTGCTCAAGGTCAAGACCCTCGACACGCCGTTGGACATCAGTGAAATAGAACCGTTGGAGTCGGTGCTCAAGCGCTTCGATTCGGCCGGTATTTCCCTGGGTGCCTTGTCCCCGGAAGCCCACGAAGCCCTGGCCGAAGCCATGAACCGCCTCGGTGCGCGTTCCAACTCCGGCGAAGGCGGCGAAGACCCGGCGCGCTACGGCACCATCAAGAGCTCGAAAATCAAGCAGGTGGCCACCGGCCGCTTCGGTGTGACGCCGGAATACCTGGTCAACGCTGAAGTGCTGCAGATCAAGGTCGCCCAGGGCGCCAAGCCCGGCGAAGGCGGCCAGCTGCCTGGCGGCAAGGTCAACGGCCTGATCGCCAAGCTGCGCTACGCGGTGCCTGGCGTGACCCTGATCTCACCGCCGCCGCACCACGACATCTACTCGATCGAAGACTTGTCGCAACTGATCTTCGATCTCAAGCAGGTGAACCCCAAGGCGCTGGTCTCGGTGAAACTGGTGGCGGAAGCGGGCGTTGGCACCATCGCGGCCGGCGTGGCCAAGGCCTATGCCGACCTGATCACCATCTCCGGCTACGACGGCGGCACCGGCGCATCGCCGCTGACCTCGATCAAGTACGCCGGTGCACCGTGGGAACTGGGCCTGGCCGAAACTCACCAGACCCTGCGCGGCAACGATTTGCGCGGCAAGGTCCGGGTGCAGACCGACGGCGGCCTGAAAACCGGCCTGGACGTGATCAAGGCCGCCATCCTCGGCGCCGAGAGCTTCGGCTTCGGCACCGCGCCGATGATCGCCCTGGGCTGCAAATACCTGCGCATCTGCCACCTGAACAACTGCGCCACGGGCGTGGCGACCCAGAACGACAAGCTGCGCAAGGACCACTACATCGGTACCGTGGACATGGTGGTGAATTTCTTCACCTACGTGGCCGAAGAAACCCGTGAGTGGCTGGCGAAGCTGGGCGTGCGTTCGCTCGAAGAGCTGATCGGCCGTACCGATCTGCTGGAAGTGATCGAAGGCCAGACCGCCAAGCAGCATCACCTGGACCTGACCCCATTGCTGGGCAGCGATTACATTCCGGCAGACAAACCACAGTTCTGCCAGGTTGATCGCAACCCACCATTCGACAAGGGTGAGCTGGCCGAGAAGATGGTCGACATGGCCGCTGCGGCGATCAACGACCTGAGCGGTGCCGAGTTCGACCTGGATATCTGCAACTGCGACCGTTCCATCGGCGCACGGATCTCCGGCGAAATCGCCCGCAAGCACGGCAACCAGGGCATGGCCAAGGCGCCGATCACCTTCCGCTTCAAGGGCACCGCAGGCCAGAGCTTCGGCGTCTGGAACGCCGGTGGCCTGGACATGTACCTGGAAGGCGATGCCAACGACTACGTGGGCAAGGGCATGACCGGCGGCAAGCTGGTCATCGTTCCGCCCAAGGGCAGCGTCTACAAGACCCAGGACAGTGCCATCATCGGCAACACCTGCCTCTACGGCGCCACAGGCGGCAAGCTGTTCGCCGCCGGCACCGCAGGCGAGCGTTTCGCTGTGCGTAACTCCGGGGCCCACACTGTGGTGGAAGGCACCGGCGATCACTGCTGCGAGTACATGACCGGTGGTTTTGTCTGCGTGCTGGGCAAGACCGGTTATAACTTCGGCTCTGGCATGACCGGCGGTTTCGCCTACGTGCTCGACCAGGACAACACCTTCGTTGACCGGGTCAACCACGAACTGGTGGAAATCCAGCGGATCAGCGGCGAGGCGATGGAAGCCTATCGCAGCCACCTGCAAAACGTGCTGAACGAGTATGTCGCGGAAACCGACAGCGAGTGGGGTCGTGAGCTCGCCGAGAACCTCGATGACTACTTGCGCCGTTTCTGGCTGGTCAAGCCGAAGGCTGCCAACCTGAAGTCGTTGCTTTCCAGCACTCGTGCCAACCCGCAGTGA
- a CDS encoding AAA family ATPase, whose protein sequence is MTSLHADEAFLGHFQLSHDPFAPRVPGFKFFPAQRKPVLGQLHHLARYSQLLLVVTGPQGSGKTLLRQALVASTNKQSVQSVVVSARGAGDAAGVLRQVAQALNVAQAEIGAVLDQIVQLALTGQEVYLLVDDAEQLDESALEALLALAAGAPEGRPHVFLFGESSLIADLEQLNLEEERFHVIELAPYTEEETREYLAQRLEGAGRGIELFTADQISEIHESSDGWPGNINQVARDALIEVMIASRSAVKRPSMGFNMPKKHVLAISAVVVVAVAAAWLMPGRTKAPTTGAPANEQAQLPLGQGTPQPNGGAPAVEFAGNTQPMPLPLVGQSQPVMRGPLAEAAGGITEGDDGAAPPVDDSSDVPPTVTTTAPPVGVPAGPAPTPAPAAKPTPAPTQVATAKPAPVPAPAAKPAAPAPAAKPAAAPAKTAGGSWYAGQAPGNYVVQILGTSSEAAAQNFVKEQGGEYRYFKKVLNGKPLYVITYGSFANRDAAVSAIKALPAKVQAGKPWPRTVASVQQELAATR, encoded by the coding sequence ATGACTAGTTTGCATGCCGACGAGGCTTTCCTCGGCCATTTCCAATTGAGTCATGACCCTTTCGCACCGCGGGTCCCGGGCTTCAAGTTCTTTCCTGCACAGCGCAAGCCGGTACTGGGCCAGTTGCATCACCTGGCGCGCTACAGCCAGTTGCTGCTGGTGGTCACCGGTCCCCAGGGTAGTGGCAAGACCTTGCTGCGCCAGGCCCTGGTGGCCAGCACCAACAAGCAGTCCGTGCAAAGCGTGGTGGTATCGGCCCGTGGCGCCGGCGATGCAGCCGGTGTATTGCGTCAGGTGGCCCAGGCGCTGAACGTCGCGCAGGCCGAAATCGGTGCAGTTCTCGATCAGATCGTGCAACTGGCGCTGACCGGGCAGGAAGTCTATCTGCTGGTGGACGATGCCGAGCAACTCGACGAGTCGGCCCTCGAGGCCCTGCTGGCCTTGGCGGCCGGAGCGCCGGAGGGTCGCCCTCATGTGTTCCTGTTCGGTGAGTCGTCGCTGATCGCTGATCTGGAGCAATTGAACCTTGAGGAAGAGCGCTTCCACGTCATCGAGTTGGCACCCTACACCGAGGAAGAAACGCGTGAATACCTGGCCCAGCGTCTTGAGGGGGCGGGCCGGGGTATCGAACTTTTCACCGCCGATCAGATCTCTGAGATTCACGAAAGCTCCGACGGTTGGCCTGGCAACATCAACCAGGTCGCCCGCGATGCTCTGATTGAAGTCATGATTGCCAGCCGCTCAGCGGTGAAGCGTCCAAGTATGGGGTTCAACATGCCGAAGAAACACGTATTGGCAATTTCCGCCGTCGTCGTGGTCGCGGTTGCCGCCGCCTGGCTGATGCCGGGGCGCACCAAGGCGCCCACCACGGGTGCCCCTGCCAACGAACAGGCGCAACTGCCTCTCGGCCAAGGGACGCCGCAACCCAACGGGGGTGCGCCGGCAGTGGAATTCGCCGGCAACACCCAGCCGATGCCACTGCCGCTGGTCGGCCAGTCGCAACCGGTCATGCGCGGCCCGTTGGCTGAAGCGGCCGGTGGCATCACCGAAGGCGACGACGGCGCAGCGCCACCGGTCGACGACAGCAGCGACGTGCCGCCGACCGTGACCACCACCGCACCGCCTGTGGGCGTGCCGGCCGGCCCTGCCCCGACGCCTGCCCCGGCCGCCAAGCCGACTCCGGCACCCACCCAGGTGGCCACCGCCAAGCCTGCCCCGGTTCCAGCGCCTGCCGCCAAGCCGGCGGCACCAGCGCCCGCAGCCAAGCCTGCTGCTGCCCCGGCCAAGACCGCGGGCGGTAGCTGGTACGCTGGCCAGGCACCGGGCAACTACGTAGTGCAGATCCTCGGCACCAGCTCCGAAGCCGCGGCGCAGAACTTCGTCAAGGAGCAGGGCGGCGAGTACCGTTATTTCAAGAAAGTGCTCAACGGCAAGCCGCTGTATGTCATCACCTACGGCAGCTTTGCCAACCGTGATGCAGCCGTTTCCGCCATCAAGGCCTTGCCAGCGAAGGTTCAGGCTGGTAAACCTTGGCCTCGCACTGTCGCCAGCGTCCAACAGGAACTGGCAGCAACTCGCTGA
- the aroB gene encoding 3-dehydroquinate synthase, which produces MQTLKVDLGERSYPIHIGEGLLDQPELLAPHIAGRQVAIISNETVAPLYLERLTRSLSAFSVISVVLPDGEAFKNWETLQLIFDGLLTARHDRRTTVLALGGGVIGDMAGFAAACYQRGVDFIQIPTTLLSQVDSSVGGKTGINHPLGKNMVGAFYQPNVVLIDTATLNTLPARELSAGLAEVIKYGLICDEPFLGWLEENVDRLRALDQAALTYAIERSCAAKAAVVGADERESGVRATLNLGHTFGHAIETHMGYGVWLHGEAVAAGTVMALEMSARLGWISEQERDRGIRLFQRAGLPVVPPEEMTEADFLEHMAIDKKVIDGRLRLVLLRHMGEAVVTDDYPKEVLQATLGADYRALAQLKG; this is translated from the coding sequence ATGCAGACACTTAAGGTCGACCTGGGCGAGCGCAGCTACCCGATTCATATTGGCGAGGGCCTGCTGGACCAGCCCGAACTGCTGGCGCCGCATATCGCCGGGCGGCAAGTAGCGATCATTTCCAATGAAACCGTCGCGCCCCTGTATCTGGAACGTCTGACCCGCAGCCTGTCGGCCTTCTCGGTCATTTCCGTGGTATTGCCCGACGGCGAAGCCTTCAAGAACTGGGAAACCCTGCAACTTATCTTCGATGGCCTGCTGACTGCGCGCCACGATCGCCGCACCACGGTGCTTGCCTTGGGTGGCGGTGTGATCGGCGACATGGCCGGTTTTGCGGCCGCCTGTTATCAGCGCGGCGTCGATTTCATCCAGATCCCCACCACGCTGCTGTCGCAAGTCGACTCGTCGGTGGGCGGCAAGACCGGGATCAACCATCCGCTGGGCAAGAACATGGTCGGTGCTTTCTATCAGCCCAATGTGGTGCTGATCGACACCGCCACCCTCAATACCTTGCCGGCCCGCGAACTGTCTGCCGGGTTGGCGGAAGTCATCAAGTACGGGCTGATCTGCGACGAGCCGTTCCTGGGCTGGCTCGAAGAGAACGTCGACCGCCTGCGCGCGCTCGATCAAGCAGCCCTGACCTACGCCATCGAACGCTCCTGCGCCGCCAAGGCCGCCGTGGTGGGGGCCGATGAGCGTGAATCGGGAGTGCGTGCCACGCTCAACCTGGGCCACACCTTTGGCCATGCCATCGAAACCCACATGGGCTATGGTGTCTGGCTGCATGGCGAGGCCGTTGCGGCCGGTACGGTCATGGCCCTGGAGATGTCTGCGCGCCTGGGCTGGATCAGCGAACAGGAGCGCGATCGCGGTATCCGTCTGTTCCAGCGCGCCGGGCTGCCGGTGGTTCCGCCTGAAGAAATGACCGAGGCGGATTTTCTTGAACACATGGCAATCGACAAAAAAGTGATCGACGGTCGTCTGCGTCTGGTGCTGCTGCGCCACATGGGCGAAGCGGTGGTGACCGACGATTATCCGAAAGAAGTTCTACAGGCCACGCTGGGAGCGGACTACCGCGCCCTGGCTCAGCTTAAAGGTTAA
- the aroK gene encoding shikimate kinase AroK, whose protein sequence is MRNLILVGPMGAGKSTIGRLLAKELRLPFKDSDKEIELRTGANIPWIFDKEGEPGFRDREQAMIAELCAFDGVVLATGGGAVMREANRRALHAGGRVVYLHASVEQQVGRTARDRNRPLLRTADPAKTLRDLLELRDPLYREIADLVVETDERPPRMVVLDILDRLQQLPPR, encoded by the coding sequence GTGCGAAATTTGATTCTTGTTGGGCCGATGGGCGCTGGAAAAAGCACCATCGGCCGTTTGCTGGCCAAAGAGCTGCGCCTGCCGTTCAAAGATTCCGACAAGGAAATTGAATTGCGCACGGGCGCCAATATCCCATGGATTTTCGACAAGGAAGGCGAGCCGGGCTTTCGTGACCGTGAGCAGGCGATGATCGCCGAGCTGTGCGCGTTCGATGGCGTGGTGCTCGCCACCGGTGGCGGCGCGGTGATGCGCGAAGCCAATCGTCGGGCGCTGCATGCCGGCGGACGAGTGGTCTATCTGCATGCTTCTGTCGAGCAGCAGGTGGGTCGCACCGCTCGGGATCGCAACCGCCCGCTGTTGCGCACCGCCGACCCGGCCAAGACCCTGCGGGACCTTCTGGAGCTGCGTGATCCGCTGTATCGGGAGATCGCCGACCTGGTGGTGGAAACCGACGAGCGGCCGCCGCGTATGGTGGTGCTGGACATTCTCGATCGCCTTCAGCAACTGCCTCCCCGTTAA